One genomic window of Solanum dulcamara chromosome 12, daSolDulc1.2, whole genome shotgun sequence includes the following:
- the LOC129877765 gene encoding protein PSK SIMULATOR 1-like, translated as MGWLSSDNNKSSKKGDDVNKMGILAFETAKIMSRLLCLYKSLSNSEISNLKTEMKSRGVSYLNSKDEGFLLSLACAERLEDLDKAAAAVARLGHKCSDFGLNGFDLVYTDLKLGIIDFGKLEYGSKDVEKRVDKMEKLINATSGLYAALENLAELEVSERKMKQWKERKASGQLQKVNLDMFNQRLEKQRKQVRQFRVNSLWNQTFDKSVGHMARIVCIIYARICLVFGPYIPDLSSLSLRNMRSSQQKEILKVQPENCLIEPIREQIISRSGPIPTSSKPTLVRFYSRKSIFFLCEDEGFGAEKLAKNNRVFHAAGPLTVGGSGLALRYANVITLVEKYSNPSESVDLNSRENLYQMLPGNLKKIVRSKLSKNLKCMDEDESLAEGWRDALKQIMEWLAPLAHNTINWQLERNLEKTKFDIKPSVLLLQTLHYSDKEKTEAAIADILVGLSCICKCENRKWSES; from the coding sequence ATGGGTTGGCTCAGTTCAGACAACAATAAGAGCTCAAAAAAGGGAGATGATGTCAATAAAATGGGAATTTTAGCATTTGAGACGGCGAAAATCATGTCAAGATTGCTCTGTTTATACAAATCTCTATCCAATTCCGAGATTTCAAACCTCAAAACAGAGATGAAGTCTCGTGGGGTATCGTATTTGAATTCGAAAGACGAAGGATTTCTCTTAAGCCTCGCGTGTGCTGAGAGGCTTGAAGATCTTGATAAAGCCGCGGCAGCAGTAGCAAGATTAGGCCATAAATGCTCTGATTTTGGCCTAAATGGCTTTGATCTTGTATATACCGATTTGAAGTTGGGGATAATTGATTTCGGGAAATTGGAATACGGATCAAAAGACGTTGAGAAAAGAGTTGATAAAATGGAGAAATTGATCAATGCTACGTCTGGATTATACGCTGCGTTGGAGAATCTAGCGGAATTGGAAGTATCAGAACGGAAAATGAAACAGTGGAAGGAACGAAAAGCATCAGGGCAATTACAGAAAGTGAATTTGGATATGTTTAATCAGAGACTTGAAAAACAGAGGAAACAGGTTCGTCAATTTAGAGTGAATTCTTTATGGAATCAAACATTTGACAAAAGCGTTGGTCACATGGCGCGAATTGTCTGCATTATATATGCTCGAATTTGCCTCGTATTTGGCCCATACATTCCTGATCTTTCTTCACTTTCTTTGCGCAACATGCGTTCATCTCAGCAGAAAGAGATTCTCAAAGTCCAGCCAGAGAATTGTTTGATTGAGCCAATTAGGGAACAAATCATTTCTCGGTCAGGGCCAATCCCCACGTCGTCTAAGCCAACTCTTGTTCGATTTTACAGCAGAAAATCGATATTTTTCCTATGTGAAGACGAAGGTTTTGGAGCAGAGAAATTGGCGAAAAATAACAGGGTGTTTCATGCAGCAGGGCCTTTAACTGTGGGCGGTTCAGGGCTCGCATTGCGTTATGCTAATGTGATCACATTAGTAGAGAAGTATTCGAATCCATCTGAATCCGTAGACCTTAATTCACGAGAAAATTTGTACCAAATGTTGCCGGGGAACCTGAAAAAAATAGTGAGATCGAAATTGAGCAAGAATTTGAAGTGTATGGATGAGGACGAGTCGTTGGCTGAAGGGTGGAGGGATGCTTTGAAGCAAATAATGGAATGGTTAGCACCATTGGCTCACAACACTATAAATTGGCAGCTCGAAAGGAATTTAGAGAAGACAAAGTTCGATATCAAGCCTTCAGTTTTGTTGCTGCAGACGTTGCATTATTCGGATAAAGAGAAGACGGAAGCTGCCATTGCTGATATTTTAGTCGGATTGAGTTGCATTTGCAAGTGTGAGAATCGAAAATGGAGCGAATCGTGA